The Pectobacterium parmentieri genome segment AGCGCCCAAACTGGTGGTAACCCATTCAAATACGGTGCGGTTATAGTAATCCAAACCACGAACCAGACGCGGATTAACGGTATATGGGATACCGGACTGCGTTAAAAGTTCACCTAGTGCCTCAAAGTGTTCGCGCGATTCGTCATCCAGATAGTCCGTCAGCACTGGCGCATCATTCAGCAACGCTTGAATCTGTGGATTTTTGGTATCCAGAACGCGCAACGGGTTGGTGTACATCCGGCGCAGGCAGTCTTCATCAAGCTGATCTTTATGCTGTTCGAGGAACGCCACCAGCGCTTCGCGATAGCGGGCGCGCGCGTCCAATGAACCGATCGAGTTCAGTTCCAACTTCACATGATCGGCGATGCCAAGCACTCGCCACCAGCGGGCCGTCATCAGGATCAGTTCTGCATCAATGTCTGGCCCTTGCAGACCAAAAACCTCACAGCCCAACTGATGAAACTGGCGATAGCGCCCCTTCTGCGGACGCTCGTAGCGGAACATTGGGCCGACATACCACAAACGCTGTTCCTGATTGTAGAGAATACCGTGCTCAATACCCGCGCGGACGCAGCCAGCCGTCCCTTCCGGGCGCAGAGTCAGGCTTTCGCCATTGCGATCGTCAAAGGTATACATCTCTTTTTCGACAACATCGGTCACTTCACCGATAGCGCGCTTAAACAGCGGTGTTTGCTCGACAATCGGCAAACGAATTTCATTATAGCCGTAGCCGCTGAGCACCTGTTTCAGGCTGTTTTCAATACGCTGCCACAATGCCGTTTCGGCTGGCAGGTAATCGTTCATGCCGCGAATGGCTTGAATATTTTTTGCCACGTCAGTTCTCTATGCGTTTTTCAAAAAATAAACCCGATTATAGAGGGATTGTCGTCGCATCTTCAATGCGGGGCATCCCCATCGGGTTCAGGAATCGTGAATTATACAGGTGACGGAATACCGTCATGCCTGCAAACTTATTTATCCACCAGATTGACGGTAATACGCTGATTTTCGTCCATCATGGAGGCTTTCGCGCGAATCTTGGCTTCTAACTGATCGATCATTTGTTCGTTATCGAAGCGTTCTCTCTGCCGCACGCCGTCTTCATAGAAGCCGCTCTTATTGTGCCCACCCGTTACGCCAATGGTAGAGACCAGCGCTTCACCGGGGCCATTCACCACGCAACCGATAATTGAGACATCCATTGGCGTGATGAGATCTTCTAGTCGTTGTTCCAGCGCGTTCACTGTACCGATCACGTCAAATTCCTGGCGAGAACAGGTCGGGCAAGCAATGAAGTTGATTCCACGTGCACGAATGCGTAGTGACTTCAGGATATCGAAGCCGACTTTCACTTCTTCAACCGGA includes the following:
- the hisS gene encoding histidine--tRNA ligase, which encodes MAKNIQAIRGMNDYLPAETALWQRIENSLKQVLSGYGYNEIRLPIVEQTPLFKRAIGEVTDVVEKEMYTFDDRNGESLTLRPEGTAGCVRAGIEHGILYNQEQRLWYVGPMFRYERPQKGRYRQFHQLGCEVFGLQGPDIDAELILMTARWWRVLGIADHVKLELNSIGSLDARARYREALVAFLEQHKDQLDEDCLRRMYTNPLRVLDTKNPQIQALLNDAPVLTDYLDDESREHFEALGELLTQSGIPYTVNPRLVRGLDYYNRTVFEWVTTSLGAQGTVCAGGRYDGMVEQLGGHATPAVGFAMGLERLVLLVQSVNPDFKAQPSVDAYLISSGTGTQVAAMQLAEKLRDALPQLKLMTNYGGGNFKKQFARADKWGARVALVLGENEVAAGQVVVKNLSNGEQDTLAQADVASRLTTLLD